Proteins from a genomic interval of Hornefia porci:
- a CDS encoding dipeptidase encodes MCKIFDGHGDIWTDVTTRILAHGERDIFRNRHLKKFQEGEVGGGIFVIWIDPPYDRDPAARVKQIVSCIKREMEDSKDILNYVTRFADFAKGTEEGKINVVVGIEGLSGIGEDIDQIDYLYHEVGARHAMLTWNEENALATGWPQDINRGLTETGRAAVKRIQDLGMVMDVSHLNDKSFWDVIDIADGKPVIASHSNVRAICPAMRNATDEMIHAIAQTGGLLGINSMREFIAEEYTEQDVEHLANHVDYIADLVGIDYIGCGFDFDDYLEEGALSAFSENLNYPNGKDIANEAEAKNLIGVLRRRGYSEEDLDKIAYKNYYRVFKEVWK; translated from the coding sequence ATGTGTAAAATTTTTGATGGACATGGGGATATTTGGACAGATGTGACTACAAGAATTCTTGCTCATGGTGAGAGAGATATTTTTCGTAATCGACATTTAAAAAAGTTCCAGGAAGGAGAAGTAGGGGGTGGAATTTTCGTAATCTGGATCGATCCACCTTATGACAGGGATCCAGCCGCAAGAGTTAAACAGATTGTCTCTTGTATAAAGCGAGAAATGGAAGATTCTAAAGATATCCTCAACTATGTGACAAGATTTGCGGACTTTGCAAAAGGGACTGAAGAGGGAAAGATTAATGTGGTGGTAGGAATCGAAGGTTTGTCTGGAATTGGTGAAGATATCGACCAAATCGATTATTTATATCATGAGGTAGGTGCGCGCCATGCCATGTTGACATGGAACGAGGAAAATGCACTGGCTACAGGTTGGCCGCAAGATATAAATCGAGGCCTTACAGAAACCGGACGAGCTGCGGTGAAACGAATCCAGGATCTTGGAATGGTGATGGATGTTTCTCACCTGAATGATAAAAGTTTCTGGGATGTGATTGATATCGCGGATGGAAAACCTGTGATCGCATCTCATTCCAATGTCCGGGCCATATGTCCGGCTATGCGAAATGCTACAGATGAAATGATCCATGCGATCGCACAGACCGGGGGACTTCTTGGAATAAACAGCATGAGAGAATTCATCGCTGAGGAATACACAGAACAGGACGTAGAGCATTTAGCGAATCATGTGGATTATATCGCAGACCTGGTTGGGATTGATTACATAGGCTGTGGATTTGATTTTGATGATTATCTAGAGGAGGGGGCGCTTTCCGCATTTAGTGAAAACTTGAATTATCCAAACGGTAAAGATATCGCAAATGAAGCGGAGGCAAAGAACCTCATTGGTGTGCTCCGTAGACGCGGCTATTCGGAAGAAGATTTGGACAAAATCGCATATAAAAACTACTATCGAGTATTTAAAGAAGTTTGGAAATAG
- the dltC gene encoding D-alanine--poly(phosphoribitol) ligase subunit 2: MEEKVLKILENICGDEVVSEEPDINLVEEHLMESFDYITLLMDLQDQLGVIISPTEYTREEMDTPNKIIAIVKQKLEEA, encoded by the coding sequence ATGGAAGAGAAAGTACTGAAGATACTGGAAAACATCTGCGGAGACGAGGTTGTCTCGGAGGAACCGGATATCAATCTGGTGGAGGAGCATCTGATGGAGTCCTTCGACTACATCACACTGCTGATGGATCTTCAGGATCAGCTGGGGGTGATCATCTCTCCGACCGAATACACACGGGAGGAGATGGACACGCCGAACAAGATTATCGCGATCGTGAAGCAGAAGCTGGAAGAGGCGTGA
- the dltB gene encoding D-alanyl-lipoteichoic acid biosynthesis protein DltB, producing MQMFADHSFFAWLIVMTIPAFILGVFEKPIKYYGMFASLVFLWLALGHNTVALTYLIVFCLLEYTIIQIYLQLRLGGNRSKVLYWLFLLLSIAPLATYKVLALTGNPWHIFGFLGISYMTFKVAQMIIEIYDGIIRKVSPFEYAYLLLFFPTITSGPIDRSRRFSKDLNRKITRSEYLELAGTGLYKILLGMVYKTVIASVLYFLMKQYGMEKDMTGVLIYYYTYGFYLFFDFAGYSLMAVGAGYLFGIKVPDNFNRPFISRDINDFWNRWHITLSHWLRDYVFSRVTMSLMRTGLRKRRLTIASIAFMTNMLLMGFWHGLTSYYILYGLYHGVLLTLFEIIRTRSGLYRKYSKKKWFIIIEWALTLHLVLFGFFIFSGRLNVLMHWRAW from the coding sequence ATGCAGATGTTCGCCGATCACAGCTTCTTCGCGTGGCTGATAGTGATGACGATCCCGGCTTTCATTCTGGGCGTCTTTGAAAAACCGATTAAATACTACGGCATGTTCGCCTCTCTGGTGTTCCTCTGGCTGGCGCTGGGGCACAACACCGTCGCGCTGACATACCTGATCGTTTTCTGCCTGCTGGAGTATACCATCATACAGATCTATCTGCAGCTCCGGCTCGGCGGAAACAGAAGCAAAGTCCTGTACTGGCTGTTCCTGCTGCTGAGCATCGCGCCGCTGGCGACCTACAAGGTGCTGGCGCTGACGGGAAATCCCTGGCACATCTTCGGATTTCTGGGAATCTCCTACATGACCTTCAAGGTCGCACAGATGATCATCGAGATCTACGACGGAATCATCAGGAAAGTCAGCCCCTTTGAATACGCGTACCTGCTTTTGTTCTTCCCGACCATCACCTCCGGCCCCATCGACCGGAGCCGCCGGTTCAGCAAGGACCTGAACAGGAAAATCACGCGGTCGGAATACCTGGAGCTGGCGGGAACAGGACTTTACAAAATCCTGCTGGGCATGGTGTACAAAACCGTGATCGCCTCGGTGCTGTACTTCCTGATGAAGCAGTACGGCATGGAGAAGGACATGACCGGCGTGCTGATCTACTATTACACCTACGGCTTCTACCTGTTCTTCGATTTCGCGGGATACAGTCTGATGGCTGTGGGCGCAGGATATCTGTTCGGAATCAAGGTCCCGGACAACTTCAACCGGCCGTTCATCAGCCGCGATATCAACGACTTCTGGAACCGCTGGCACATCACGCTGTCTCACTGGCTGAGAGATTACGTGTTCTCGCGCGTCACGATGTCGCTGATGCGTACCGGACTGCGAAAGCGCCGGCTGACCATCGCCTCCATCGCGTTCATGACGAACATGCTGCTGATGGGATTCTGGCACGGTCTGACATCGTACTATATTCTGTACGGACTGTATCACGGCGTGCTGCTCACACTGTTCGAGATCATCCGGACCAGGTCCGGTCTGTATCGCAAATACAGCAAGAAAAAATGGTTCATCATAATCGAATGGGCGCTCACCCTCCATCTGGTTCTGTTCGGCTTCTTCATCTTCTCAGGGAGACTGAACGTGCTGATGCACTGGAGGGCGTGGTGA
- a CDS encoding leucyl aminopeptidase: MPQPMDLELANACYKLMNDLIKVKKGESVLITVDSVADFHVVEEMAKAAEVLGAKTMVAWHSTPKGYGALTMPYLPDPLKACVDQTDVWIEMNNQWLLYSPIWDKAVTNGRTRQVMLGGLSIERIVRCIGEVDLDAQKAFQNKLAWMTKHAKKMRIVNAAGTDVSFENHTKRPVANECDYSFAGGHFLIGQIGWAPKEETINGVIAFDGTISGGGDAELGKLKEPVKYIVKEGRIQDITGGEQARKLKDYYKKLNDPNMYIAAHVCYGVNPNAKLEGCTTEDERVWGSTEWGFGHQGSCYSGGVPREAKSHIDGICLDCTIYLDGKMILEKGKFVEPELVTLAEKLGK, encoded by the coding sequence ATGCCACAACCAATGGATCTAGAACTTGCAAATGCATGTTACAAACTGATGAATGATCTTATCAAAGTGAAAAAGGGAGAAAGTGTTTTGATTACTGTGGATTCTGTCGCCGATTTTCATGTTGTAGAGGAAATGGCAAAAGCGGCGGAGGTTTTGGGAGCCAAGACCATGGTGGCTTGGCATTCTACACCTAAGGGATACGGAGCACTGACTATGCCGTACCTTCCGGATCCGTTGAAAGCATGTGTAGATCAGACTGATGTCTGGATTGAAATGAATAATCAGTGGTTGCTGTACTCTCCGATCTGGGACAAGGCCGTTACCAATGGGAGAACTCGACAGGTTATGTTAGGTGGACTGAGTATTGAAAGAATTGTTCGCTGCATCGGAGAAGTGGATCTAGATGCACAGAAGGCGTTCCAGAACAAACTGGCCTGGATGACTAAACACGCTAAGAAGATGAGAATTGTCAATGCAGCGGGGACTGATGTTTCATTTGAGAACCATACGAAGCGTCCGGTTGCTAATGAGTGTGACTATAGCTTTGCAGGAGGTCATTTCTTGATTGGTCAGATTGGCTGGGCACCAAAGGAAGAGACTATCAATGGAGTTATTGCATTTGATGGCACTATTTCCGGCGGGGGAGACGCAGAACTAGGTAAACTGAAGGAGCCGGTAAAGTATATCGTAAAGGAAGGCAGAATTCAGGATATCACTGGTGGAGAACAAGCCAGGAAATTGAAGGACTATTACAAGAAACTGAATGACCCGAATATGTATATTGCGGCCCACGTCTGCTATGGTGTTAATCCTAATGCTAAACTGGAAGGCTGTACTACAGAAGATGAACGTGTATGGGGAAGTACAGAATGGGGATTCGGACATCAGGGCTCTTGTTATTCTGGCGGTGTGCCTAGAGAAGCTAAGAGTCATATCGATGGAATCTGTTTAGATTGTACAATCTATCTGGATGGCAAAATGATTTTAGAAAAGGGAAAATTTGTCGAGCCAGAACTTGTTACACTGGCAGAAAAACTAGGGAAATAA
- the dltA gene encoding D-alanine--poly(phosphoribitol) ligase subunit DltA: MDILKSIARNAAAEGNRVAFTSRAGSLTYAQLWEKSGRLAGRIDAQMGDNRDPVIVYGHKDPMMLICFLACVRSGRAYCPMDTNMPEDRLTSVAREIGDPLILVAHPEDCGLPETEYKVISYDGLRRITETSGEAGQSAPETALRGCSGEDVFYIIFTSGSTGKPKGVQITADNLNGYLEWAVDLAGGIQRGRVFLNQAPYSFDLSVMDLYLSLATCGKIVSIDRELQNDIPKMTDFLSLQHIEYWVSTPSFAELCMGEPSFSADRIPSIRAFLFCGEVLTNETARRLMERFPDAKVVNTYGPTETTVCVTQVRITGAMAASDSPLPVGRPGPMTRIETDPETNEIIITGNTVSPGYYKDPGRTARVFSECETNAGGSCGLSGASADGSDDFCGPCRSYRTGDKGYLDETGMLYCEGRLDHQIKLHGYRMELEDIEANLEKLPGVSRAVVAPSRSGSRIDFLTAFIIRDGNGITDDYAGRKAVRSGLRELVPAYMVPKKIRFVEKFPMTGNGKLDRKQLEAMS, translated from the coding sequence ATGGATATTCTGAAAAGCATCGCGCGCAACGCCGCCGCGGAGGGAAACCGCGTCGCGTTCACTTCACGCGCGGGAAGTCTTACTTATGCGCAGCTATGGGAAAAATCCGGCCGCCTCGCCGGCAGAATCGACGCACAGATGGGAGACAACCGGGATCCGGTCATCGTCTACGGACATAAAGACCCGATGATGCTCATCTGTTTTCTGGCGTGCGTCAGAAGCGGGCGGGCGTACTGTCCGATGGATACCAATATGCCGGAGGACCGTCTGACATCCGTCGCGAGGGAGATCGGCGATCCGCTGATTCTCGTCGCGCATCCGGAGGACTGCGGGCTCCCGGAGACGGAGTACAAAGTAATCTCCTACGATGGGCTGCGCCGCATCACGGAAACGTCCGGAGAAGCCGGACAGTCCGCACCGGAGACTGCTCTCCGCGGCTGCAGCGGCGAAGACGTTTTCTACATCATATTTACCTCGGGCAGCACCGGAAAACCCAAGGGGGTTCAGATCACCGCCGATAATCTGAACGGCTATCTGGAATGGGCCGTGGATCTGGCGGGAGGCATTCAGCGCGGCCGCGTGTTCCTGAACCAGGCCCCCTACTCCTTTGATTTATCGGTCATGGACCTGTATCTGAGCCTGGCCACCTGCGGCAAAATCGTCTCAATCGACCGCGAGCTGCAGAACGATATTCCGAAGATGACAGACTTTCTCAGTCTTCAGCATATTGAATACTGGGTCTCCACCCCCTCCTTTGCGGAGCTGTGTATGGGAGAGCCTTCCTTTAGCGCAGACAGGATCCCGTCAATCCGGGCATTCCTGTTCTGCGGGGAGGTATTGACCAATGAGACCGCCCGGCGTCTGATGGAACGTTTCCCGGACGCAAAGGTCGTTAACACTTACGGACCTACGGAAACCACAGTGTGCGTGACGCAGGTCCGGATTACCGGCGCCATGGCGGCCTCGGACAGCCCGCTTCCCGTGGGCAGACCGGGCCCCATGACCAGAATAGAAACCGATCCTGAAACAAACGAGATCATCATCACCGGAAACACCGTGAGCCCCGGCTATTACAAAGACCCCGGACGTACGGCCAGGGTTTTTTCCGAATGTGAAACCAATGCCGGCGGTTCCTGCGGTCTCAGCGGCGCGAGTGCAGACGGTTCCGACGATTTCTGCGGCCCCTGCCGCTCCTATCGCACAGGGGACAAAGGCTACCTGGACGAGACCGGCATGCTCTACTGTGAGGGCCGTCTCGATCACCAGATCAAGCTCCACGGCTACCGGATGGAACTGGAGGACATCGAGGCCAATCTGGAAAAACTTCCCGGAGTCTCCAGAGCCGTGGTCGCACCGTCCCGCAGCGGAAGCAGAATCGATTTTCTGACCGCCTTCATTATCCGCGACGGCAACGGCATCACCGACGATTACGCGGGACGCAAGGCTGTACGCTCCGGGCTCAGAGAACTCGTCCCCGCCTACATGGTGCCGAAGAAGATCCGCTTTGTAGAAAAGTTCCCGATGACCGGAAACGGCAAGCTGGACCGAAAGCAGCTGGAGGCGATGTCGTAA
- a CDS encoding substrate-binding periplasmic protein, whose protein sequence is MNEKRLKVCADPFPPYQYLNDEGAFVGTDYFIVKNCLESAGYCVEMSIAPWNEIYPLFEKKEMDVLFQAQDSPERLERFYLSDMFRRAVTEVITTKKELAGIWSHDDLKNYRIGVIDGFTNGPRIDCLPKENKKFFQDTEAILKALDHGQIDFGVVDQGVKNYVKPDDMELNTVTALTYERPLYVLFNSQKVRDDFNLELKRQK, encoded by the coding sequence ATGAATGAAAAAAGACTGAAAGTTTGCGCAGATCCTTTTCCCCCTTACCAATACCTAAATGATGAAGGAGCATTTGTAGGAACAGATTACTTTATCGTGAAAAACTGTTTGGAATCAGCAGGTTATTGTGTGGAGATGAGCATTGCTCCTTGGAATGAGATATATCCTCTGTTCGAAAAAAAGGAAATGGATGTGTTATTTCAGGCACAGGATTCTCCGGAACGTTTGGAGAGATTTTACCTCTCGGATATGTTTCGACGTGCGGTTACCGAGGTTATTACTACAAAAAAAGAGTTGGCAGGTATTTGGAGTCATGATGATCTAAAGAACTATCGCATCGGAGTAATTGATGGATTTACTAATGGGCCAAGAATTGACTGCTTACCAAAGGAAAACAAAAAGTTCTTCCAAGATACAGAGGCTATTTTAAAAGCTTTAGACCATGGACAAATTGATTTTGGAGTAGTAGATCAAGGTGTTAAGAATTATGTGAAACCAGATGATATGGAATTGAATACAGTTACGGCACTCACCTATGAACGGCCCCTATATGTGTTATTCAATTCGCAAAAAGTCCGAGATGACTTTAATTTGGAATTAAAACGACAAAAGTGA
- a CDS encoding PucR family transcriptional regulator: MALTIRRALSFGGLSDATVVAGENGLDRPLESVSVLEVANSDISKWALKNQLYITSFYAIFDDIEKQKEVVNTLIGCGCCGLVLCYVGTWVQEIDSEIIRMCDEAGFPLLQGNSDVSYIDIMRPILDNLSETSDNSDIGDKNLPLRNEILRIIVDEEDDNVIFGRINKRLRKKISYYNTYGKLLFSDQDKAVLEKEELFVAENFNHILYTCSETGHAIMDIGSRHCLVALIRSRKNLFGLFILDGAETFSQEMEETLIDALVVSGALVLKRRNRTEEYRDKAMQEYVTDLIIWNFQLPENAEDRAKALKVCINDKNRMVIININSIQRQKANRQKDIQQYIKQMILPRLKEYICKLNSSNWLAMRSDMILFFLVDEGMNMLEFCERIKSITMDRSQFSTSIGISKRICLEREIPEAYNSARLAALLGRKYYGENRITNYEEVYFFAKLEEIRLDENARAVGEQILKPLISYDEIHGTELLRTLFVLIKYKENTQSASQELYIHKNTLLQRKNKIVGLLGISPFEMPYEINFTIALMIYKGDAWVL; encoded by the coding sequence ATGGCATTAACGATACGTAGAGCATTGTCTTTTGGGGGACTGTCTGATGCAACGGTGGTTGCAGGAGAGAATGGACTGGATCGTCCTCTCGAAAGTGTAAGTGTATTGGAAGTTGCAAACAGCGATATTTCCAAGTGGGCACTTAAAAATCAGTTGTATATCACATCTTTTTATGCAATATTTGATGATATCGAAAAACAGAAAGAGGTTGTCAATACATTAATTGGTTGTGGATGTTGCGGCTTGGTATTGTGCTATGTAGGCACCTGGGTGCAAGAAATCGATAGTGAAATTATTCGTATGTGTGATGAAGCGGGATTCCCTCTTCTTCAGGGAAATAGTGATGTTTCTTACATTGATATCATGAGGCCGATACTGGATAACCTGTCAGAGACAAGCGACAATAGCGATATTGGAGACAAAAATCTTCCGCTGCGGAATGAAATTTTAAGAATTATCGTAGACGAAGAAGATGACAATGTAATATTCGGACGAATCAATAAAAGGTTGAGAAAGAAAATTTCATACTATAACACTTACGGAAAGCTTCTGTTTTCAGATCAAGATAAGGCAGTGTTAGAGAAGGAAGAGCTTTTTGTTGCGGAAAATTTCAACCATATTCTTTATACCTGCAGTGAGACAGGCCATGCTATAATGGATATTGGAAGTCGACATTGCCTTGTTGCGTTAATTCGTTCAAGGAAAAACCTCTTTGGCTTATTTATCTTAGATGGTGCTGAAACTTTTTCACAGGAAATGGAAGAAACGTTGATTGATGCATTAGTGGTCTCTGGAGCGTTGGTATTAAAAAGAAGGAATCGTACAGAAGAATATCGGGACAAGGCTATGCAGGAGTACGTGACGGACTTGATAATTTGGAATTTTCAGTTACCTGAAAATGCGGAGGATCGTGCCAAGGCACTGAAAGTTTGCATCAATGACAAAAATCGAATGGTAATAATTAATATCAATTCTATTCAACGGCAAAAGGCAAATCGACAAAAAGACATCCAACAGTATATTAAACAAATGATTCTGCCAAGGTTAAAGGAATACATTTGTAAGCTTAATTCATCTAATTGGTTGGCAATGCGCAGTGATATGATTCTTTTCTTCCTCGTCGATGAGGGCATGAATATGCTTGAGTTCTGCGAACGGATAAAAAGTATTACTATGGATCGCTCGCAGTTTTCAACCTCTATAGGAATCAGCAAAAGGATTTGTTTAGAACGAGAAATTCCAGAAGCATATAACTCGGCTAGACTTGCTGCGCTCTTAGGAAGAAAATATTATGGTGAAAATCGCATTACGAATTATGAAGAAGTTTATTTTTTCGCCAAATTGGAGGAAATACGTTTGGACGAAAACGCAAGAGCGGTGGGCGAACAAATATTGAAGCCGCTAATTTCTTATGATGAAATTCACGGAACAGAACTTCTACGAACTCTATTTGTTTTAATCAAGTATAAAGAAAATACGCAGTCTGCGTCACAAGAACTTTACATTCACAAAAACACGTTGTTGCAACGAAAAAATAAAATCGTTGGTTTGCTCGGAATTTCTCCTTTTGAAATGCCGTATGAAATAAACTTCACTATTGCCCTGATGATTTATAAAGGAGACGCATGGGTGTTGTAG
- a CDS encoding cytosine permease: MSNGADTKVTVAANNNDNATRRVPEDEKKGFLSIAFVAAGYCICMSGLYTGSAIAFGMTFKNALIAVVIGNIILSLYGGAIGAAGAKEGVASAMLARHSFGREGSKFIGILLAVVMLGWFAVQVGFFGSTMAALFPNAGVITQKYVAAGWGGILMMITAYFGYKGLNALSYVAVPLIAILATVGSVIAVENAGGLSTILNIAPNKPMTIGAAVVTIVGSFAGGAAAQSDITRYAKTPKTAWAGTIFGYLIANSFVILAGYIIAASTGESDLPVAFLAMGLGAAALIILILAQWTTNDNNLYTASLGLSNCLPFTKHQIVLGAGVLATLVGAMGLADYFTTWLSILGIGLPPVAGTIICDYYLLRERKYEYGPGTKYSKVNLWAFISMIGGIIVGFTVNWGIASINSLAVSIVVYYIFMKLFGEKGIGILGNEIEK, translated from the coding sequence ATGAGCAACGGTGCAGATACAAAGGTGACAGTTGCGGCTAATAACAACGATAATGCAACACGTCGAGTGCCTGAAGATGAAAAGAAAGGTTTTTTGAGTATAGCATTTGTAGCGGCAGGGTATTGTATTTGTATGTCAGGACTATACACGGGATCCGCAATTGCATTTGGCATGACTTTCAAGAACGCCCTTATTGCAGTCGTAATCGGAAATATTATTTTGAGTCTTTACGGAGGAGCTATCGGTGCAGCTGGTGCCAAGGAGGGTGTGGCTTCTGCGATGCTTGCTCGCCATAGTTTCGGACGGGAAGGATCCAAGTTTATTGGGATTTTGTTGGCAGTGGTCATGCTGGGATGGTTTGCTGTTCAGGTTGGATTTTTTGGATCAACTATGGCAGCACTGTTCCCCAACGCAGGAGTAATTACTCAGAAATATGTAGCAGCTGGGTGGGGCGGAATTCTGATGATGATTACCGCGTATTTTGGATATAAAGGATTGAATGCGTTAAGTTATGTGGCAGTTCCTTTGATTGCTATTCTGGCTACTGTTGGAAGTGTCATAGCTGTTGAAAATGCAGGAGGTTTGTCGACAATCTTGAACATTGCGCCGAACAAACCGATGACAATCGGTGCAGCTGTGGTTACAATTGTCGGTTCATTTGCAGGAGGTGCAGCGGCACAGTCTGATATTACTCGGTACGCAAAGACTCCAAAAACCGCATGGGCAGGAACAATCTTTGGGTATTTGATTGCGAATTCTTTTGTTATCTTGGCAGGATATATTATTGCAGCATCCACCGGTGAAAGCGACCTTCCGGTAGCATTCCTGGCAATGGGTTTGGGCGCGGCAGCACTTATCATTTTGATTCTCGCCCAGTGGACAACCAATGATAATAATCTGTACACGGCCAGTCTCGGTCTGTCTAACTGTCTGCCCTTTACCAAGCATCAGATTGTATTGGGTGCAGGTGTTCTAGCGACACTCGTAGGAGCCATGGGCTTGGCGGACTATTTTACTACATGGTTGAGTATTCTTGGAATTGGCCTCCCTCCGGTTGCAGGGACAATCATTTGTGATTATTATTTGTTACGTGAGCGTAAATATGAATACGGACCAGGAACAAAGTACAGCAAGGTAAACCTATGGGCATTTATCAGTATGATTGGAGGGATCATCGTAGGCTTTACTGTGAATTGGGGCATCGCTTCTATAAACTCCCTTGCAGTAAGTATCGTTGTCTACTACATCTTTATGAAACTGTTTGGGGAAAAAGGTATTGGCATTCTGGGCAACGAGATCGAAAAGTAG